The window CAGGTTTTTCATGACCTGTAAGAACATTTGgttagttttattatttatcagtTCGAGATCAAACCCTTGAAAGAAAATATACCTTTTTCGCATCTTTTTCATAAACAGAATAGAAGAGATCAAGTAATCTCGTCCGAGTAAATGTTTTGATCTCTCCCATCATGCCAAAGTCATAGTAAATGATCGATTCATCTACATCAATTGCAAGATTTCCCGGGTGCGGATCCGCATGAAAGAAGCCCGTTCTAAGTATCTAAAATAGCCAAACCATAAACATAAGTTTGAACCAAAGGACTATGAATCCAGTCAAAGTGTTGCTATATTATTACTGACCTGGATAAGATAAGCTTCAATGGCTCGTGATGCGATTCTAGAACGGTTAAAACTCTGTGACGCTAAGGCGTCTAAGTTGTTGATCTTGATACCTAATTGCACCAATCAATAAGAGAGTTAATACTGCGACATTGTTTATCAAACAAACCAATGTATTGGATAGTTTCAACACAAACCTGGCACATACTCCAAAGTCAGGACCTTCATGGCAGAGTAATCCCAATAGACCAACTACGGATGTAAATAAGATAAACAGAAAGTGTTACTGTTTCATATACTACACAACATAGGAATTTAATATTATAGGTTTTGGTTTAGCAAATGAAACTTACAGGTACTCGGACCCAGCTTATATTCCGGAAGTCTCTCCGGAATTTGTCGGCATTCTTAGCTTCGTTTATGTAGTCAATCTCTTTATACAAGATTCTGAAACCAAAGGAGATATCAGCCCTACATGGTTTAGAGCCACAAGTTGCTACGtattaaagttataaaaaagaCTTACGAGGCACACTCTTCATAAATTCCAACCCAATCGTTTGTGCCAAATGATTCATTCTTTTGGAAATACTCAGCAATCAGCTTCAAATTTTCTGATAGGAAAGTAAATTCATTCTCAGCAATTCTCAAGCACCCATGCAAGTATTCTACTGTATAACTCAGAACTTGTAACTACATACTTAAATCAATATCAAACAGTTTCTTTAGTCCGGGTCTTTGTACTTTCACTACCACTTTCTCGCCGTTGTGCAATACAGCTCTATGTACCTAAAGGAATACACTTTGGAAATTATGATACAAACATCAATATGTAGAtgaaattcaaaaaacaaaagataagcaAGTAGGCGTGCTTGAGGGTGTGGCTAAGTGTCAAATACCTGACCAAGGCTAGCTGCAGCTATGGGTTGCTCTTCAAATTCTTTATACATTACACTAATAGGAGCCCCAAGTTCGGCCTCAATGAAACGCTTTGCTTTCTCTGGAGAGAAAGCCGGGACTCTATCCTGAAAACCAGTTTAAAAGAACAGTAAGAAAACGCAAAGGGAATCTAAATTAATGCATGAATTCAAAATAGCAATGTACCTGCAACTTGGAAAGCTCATCCACAAATTCACGTGGAAACAAATCCGACCTCGTTGAAGACAACTGTCCCAGTTTGATAAACGTTGGACCAAGTTGCAATACACTCTCTCTCAACCATGAAGCTGTTTCTCTTCTTCGGATTTTCTGATTATATAACAACAGgtgttaagaagaagaaacaaaaaaaaactggtaTATAACAGTAGGCAAATCTGAAAACTCAATCAATCTATGAGATTAGAAATAAGGAAAGGTTTCttacttgtttttcttctgtGAATCCTCCAATGTACGACCATTTTGCATTGTCAAACAAGACACGAATCCTCAGGGATAAAACAAAGGACCAAACATCAATACTACGTTGAAATGCGCTATAGTTCTCATTAGCCCAGCTAAAACCTTCATCAGAAGGAAGAACTCTAACTCCTTCAACCGGTGGAGGAAGGTAAGATTCTGGTTGTTTCTTTGGTACCTTAACCAAATTTGTTGAAGCACCATTACTATTTCTAATACTAACCAAACTCGCTCCATTAACAACTTTCTCCGCTGATCCATTCACTTTGTTTACATTATTCACACCATCTTTCCTTTTCATCACCTCACTCGCGGGAACCATTTTGACTGCACGTCCATTGATTCCAACCTTTGAAGGCGTTCCGGATTGTCTCATCTCAATACGAAATCTCTTGGACTTGCTTCCATAACACTGAATGGCTTCCCCAGTGAAAAGATTCTCCAGAGAGCTACTGAAACCAATAGCTTTGGTGGTTCTTGCGGTCTCACTGCCATAGCAGCAGCTCTGAGAAGCTAATAACGCCGCCATTTCCACCTAAGCTACAATAAAACCTATTGAAcagacaaaaaacaaagaacaaaaattcaataaaagagATTCAGCTGGATCCATAAAATTCAATAATGCAACACGCATCATTTGTATGAtcttaatataaataaaaaaaaaaaaaaaaagatataaacaacacaaaaggCATGGTAACAGAACTCCAATACATGATACTTAAAAAACCTCTTGTAAACAAACCATCGACTCCTAAAGATAAGAGAATCACAACGATTCTTAGAGCcatgaacaaaatataaacaatcagAGGACAGTAGTAACACATACTTATACAGAAGCAAGAGGAACTCAATTCATTGtacaaaaagattgaaaaaaaaaagccaaattTTTTTCCTGAACCCAGACCAGAAGAAATAACCAAGTATAATTGAGAAACGCAAACAAATTACAGACGTATAAACTAAGAAAAATGGAACCTTTATTTGAGCCCTGAATCGGGTTGACTGGTGAGACAGAAAACAACCCAGACCCAGATATTTTAATCTGTAAAATCGGCTAATTAAGTAGAGAGGAACAGAGAGGACTAAGTTGCGTGATGGTGTCGTCCTTATGAAACGTGTGTTGTTCCACCGAATTTGTTTTTCCACCTTCCTTCCTCTTGAATTAAATTTCGTACCTTTTTATCGTAATTTGTTGCGtaaataggaaaaaaatttGGACTTTGATCGGACAATGATGAAAGGAACCTTTTGTAACTTTTAGTGCCAAActtaaggaaaataaaaggtGCGTGTCCAGCTTCTCCTTCTCACGTTCTTTGTGTGGCACAGTTGGACACAGAGTACGCTTATTATAAGCGGTTCTCCCctaaagagattttaaaaaaaaaaaattaaaggataTATAATTGGGTATTTTTGTACtcatttaaaaccaaataaaacagaaaattttgtatagaaaaagcaaaacaaaacaactacgGTTTTACTGCACAATAGCATATTAACAAAAGTTGTGACGCTTCACCATGATCGGATCATAGACAAGTTCCAGAAAGCGATGTTTTACCCACCCAACTACTTTTGGAAGTCATtactcatcagtcatcacacTAGTTTCTTCTACCTAATTATGAAATGCTGCATTTGCGAGTTTGGCCGTAAACGAATACTTCTTGCTCTTCAATAGCGCCTCTTGAACAAGTAATGATTTCCATTCACCGCTCAGCTCTTTCCTTTCCTTGGCTCTAATGGTCTTCAACTTCTGTAGCATCTGCTTCTGTGCGTAGTTCCCTATATGCTGAAACATTGTCGTCTCAAGCGCGTCTTGTAAAGCACACAGCTCATCATCAGCAgcaccatcttcttcctcactccCCTTCTCCACACGTTTCTCGACACTTTCAGAGGGTAATTTTTCGTCACAAGAGCCGCCTTTTGCAGCGCCATCATCATTCTCTGGTTCACCGTTTGTCATTGCTCCATCTTCCTCACTCCTCTTCCCACCATTCTCATTCTCCGTATTCTTGTCAGCATTTTTGTCAAAAGTGTCACCTTCTGCTAATCTATCATCATTCTCTGGTTCACCGTTTGTCACCACCTCGTGTTCCACGAAAGCCTGAACCTTATATTACATACAAAATCAACTCAATTTACCTTTTGAGTCATCAAGCAAGTTGAGCAACCAAACTAATTCTATAACACAACTCAGAAGATTGATGAGCAACCAAACTCAGAATATTGATGAGGGCAACAACTATAACACCAATGAATATATTAGGAGAAGGTGAATGAAACCCTGACTTACCTTGCTCCTGGTCCTCTTAGCTCTGTCATCAACACATCCAGGTTTAACTTTGCCCCATATTGCCATGGACAAGTCAAAAATTTCAGAATCTTGAGGGTTAGTAAAGCTAGGCTTTTTAACCGAACTATCTCGGAATTTAGACTTCAACTTTCTGATCTTATTCATGAGCTGATCCTTTGAGACTATACCGTCAATGCCATCTTTGATATACTCAAAGAATGCAGCTGAATCAGAACGGTAGTCCAGTCCTGTCTTGTTCTGGTAGTCAACAATGCCCTTTTTCACAACGAGTAAAAGGAAAGAATAAGTAATAAGCAGCCAGGTTAGCTGAAAGCAAAGAAAAGTAGAAACCTTTAAAATGACAAGCTCGTCATGTTTACTCCAGAGTCTCTTGGAATCAGAAGGAGCATATGAAGGAGACAGCGTAGCCTTACGCTTCTTCCTAGTCTTGGACAAGGTTGGTGTATCATCgaaagcagcagcagcagcagcgaTGGGGGTGGAGTCCAGATTCTCGGGGGAATTGAGGACAGGGGAGTCAGGAGGAGAGGGCGGAAGGAAGCCGTTAGAGTTTTTGACTCTTAGTTCTAAGTCACATGTATAGGTATCGCTGAAACCACCATCTCCAGAACAACGATGTTTCTTGTTTACCATCTAGACCTAATTCAATCAATATATAAAGCTTTTAGCTTTCGTTaaagattgaatctttttgtttgtctaaATATACACAAATCAAATCCATGGATTCAAGTTATAGAGAGAAAATGGCACAATAAAGTCTGAATTCAAGTTAAGACAACAAAGTCGGCGAGCTGGAATTGCATGAAACTTACGGTGTTGGTACTGAAACCAATCTAGGGAGATTAGATTTGGGGAAGGAAGTAACCCTCCCTAGCTTCGGATGGATGATTCTCTCTAATCTCTATGGAAACTTGTCCAGATTTGAGTATGTTGTTGGACCAGTTAGTTAGTTGCTGCTCCGCTTTGTTCTGTCTTAAATTTCTGGAAAACTGTTTATTTACTAAACTCGACATTACACCACCGTATGACTAGAGATTAGAGGATATGTGATGTGTGTATATTAGAAGCCCGTGGACCAAAAGGACCGTACGGAGCCCATTATTAGATCACcaatatttgttttggttattaaaaaaataataataataataatggagctaaaaaaaaatgaaactttttctaataattaaacCATAATGGTTGTTTGTTGGAGCTACTGTAGCTTGAAATCTAATGAATTGTGAAGTTGATTAGACCCTAATCCTTACCAAATTGTGATGATACTGCAAATTCCATGCCGCTTGTGTGTTTGGTTTCCTTCCATGCCGTTTTATTAAAGTTCACTTTGtcgtttttttgataaaaaagaataatatttgcaaaaaaattaaaaaaatatatatattgaggtatctaaagaaaaaaagaaagattcctTTTTCCCTCTCTTTGGGCCTTAAATAGAGAGAGACGGACACAAAgcaaaagaggagaaagagaaaccTCACAAGAACAAAATTGGTCTTAAAACGAGGAGTCACTCAGTGGTAAATATACTAATTTGCAGCAGAGCAACGATGGCAGCGACTCCTATGCAAGGCAAATGGGTTCAGGTTtattatctctctcttctcttataTACGAATCTGGGGGTTCATCGGATACAAACCCCCAGATTGTTCAATTCTTATTGAATCGTACGATACTGGCGGCCTTTGAAAACTCTAATTTCGATTAGAGTTTTAATATTGATAATTCTACTATTGTAAGGTTTTAATATTGTAATCGTCATTACATTTAAGTATTTGAATCGTTTATCTTTTGTTAATCACCTAGTTTTTGGATTAGTGGATGATGAGTTTGTCATTGTCCAATTGAGTATTTGCATGCTGACTCAACTCTTTGTCTGTTTCTGATTGTTTTCCACTAATACTTATTCTAATAGATGATTCAAGTATTGCATCATTTgtaatttgcttgttgttttatttacaattgaCTTGAACAGAGATATCTTACATTCACGGGTCATCTGACTGACTCAGTTTTCTCAGTAAGTTGTTGCTGTGATGATCCTTTTGATCATCAATCAATGGAACTCTTCCCCATCTTTATTGATAATTTGGTTCTACAATTAAAATCTCATTCTTTGTGCCTCTCTGATCAAGTACTATTAGACGACTATTGTACTAGTGGAAGATTACTTTGTCCTTATGGAATTGACTATTCATGTGCTGACTTAACTCCTCTCACATAGTTGTTTTTGTCTGCTCTTATCGATTTCAAGCTTAATATCATCCTTGTCTAGTACTTAAAAGAATTaatctttgtgttgttgttttcttcttctctgttttctatgTGATCAGCTTAAACAGAATGGAACTGGACCTGGAGCAAGAAGCTCTCATGCCATAGCACTTGTGGGAAACAAAGTGTATGCCTTTGGTGGCGAGTTCCAACCTCGTGTTCCCGTTGACAACCATCTCTACGTTTTCGACCTCGAGACTGAGACATGGTCCATCCAGGAAGCTACAGGGGAGGCTCCTCCTCCTAGAGTAGGCGTGGCCATGGCTGCAGTTGGACCCATCATCTATTTCTTTGGTGGCCGGGACGCCACTCACCAGGAGCTCAACGAACTCTACTGTTTCAACACGTCCACCAACCAGTGGAAACTGCTCACTTCAGGGGAAACCGGTCCGCAAAACCGAAGCTACCACTCCATTACCTCGGATTCTCAGAACGTGTATGTGTTTGGTGGGTGCGGAGTTGAAGGACGTCTCAACGATCTTTGGGCCTACAACGTTGCTGATCAGAAATGGATTAACTTCCCGTCTCCGGGTGAAGCCTGTAAAGGAAGAGGTGGTCCAGGGCTTGCTGTTGTTCAAGGAAAGATCTGGGTGGTCTACGGATTTGCAGGAGAAGAAGCGGATGATGTTCACTGTTTCGACATAGCTAAAGGGGAGTGGAAAGAAGTTGAGACAAAAGGCGAAAAACCGTCAGCAAGAAGTGTGTTTTCAACTGCTGTTGTAGGGAAACAGATACTGATATCTGGAGGGGAGATCGATCCGAGCGACTTGGGGCATATGGGAGCAGGTTGTTTCACTGCTGACGCCTATGGGCTTGATACGGAGACGTTGGAATGGAGGAAATGGGATGATGGAGTTGGATCAGAGGAGCATCCAGGGCCTAGGGGATGGTGCGCGTTTGCAGCTGGATCACGGGATGGTAAGGAAGGTCTGTTGGTTTATGGTGGGAACTCGCCAAGCAATGACAGGCTTGATGATATCTTCTTGTTCACTCCTACTAAGTACTAACACTAACTAAGTATGGTTTGGCTTTCTTGCTGTGTgaagtttctgttttttaattttccttttggATTGGGTGAAGTGTGTGTGTGCATTTGTTTTATCTACGTTTTTGTAATTAAACAGTCGAAATTTTCATTAAACAATAATAACGGACGAACCATCCTATAGGAAACCGTAGCAACCATAGTTTAGTGATACACACGAACTATGGAACTATCAATTGATGACCCTCACTGTCAATGAAAGCATTGAATTCAATCCGTTACCCCACTCTGTCTCAGTCAGGCGGTAGTACATGCGTCTTTAGTGATGGTAGTCTAACCCCTATCAATTTTTTTCCATATCTTTTATTAGTCTCAAAATATATCTCGTTCTATGGAAGACTTGACAAGATGTTGCAGTTTGGTCCTCACGCGACACACACCAACCTAAATTTATTACCCACAAAACTACCCAATGCATGCTCTTGTTTCccacactcacacacacaaaccagaaaattcaattattttccttttttttttggtattattattgtgaaactttactttttttattttattttattattatgcgttatttctattttcttagaGCATGTGCATCGCACCGTCCTTCGTCCGTCCCACTTAATTAAAACGATTGATTTAAATCGAAATCATAGATTATACAAAGAAACGTTCCTAAAAACGGGACAATTTTTATTGCGTCCCTCAGGACACATGTCATCCTTTCGTACACTCTTTTCCTCTTTCGTACACTGTTTTCCTCTTTCGTACACtctttttctcatcatcttAAACTCGTCTTCCTATGACTTCTTACAATACATTATGTCAGTCGTCTTCTAGTTATTTACAGCTTCTCAACAGTCAAGGAGAAGCTCTTAACCAAGACGGTGCTTATGAAATACCTACTTGGAGCTCTCAACAATCCCATGATGAACCTCTTTCTCAAGAGACACCTGTCAAGAAGGATAGGAAGAAATGGAATCCGGNNNNNNNNNNNNNNNNNNNNNNNNNNNNNNNNNNNNNNNNNNNNNNNNNNNNNNNNNNNNNNNNNNNNNNNNNNNNNNNNNNNNNNNNNNNNNNNNNNNNNNNNNNNNNNNNNNNNNNNNNNNNNNNNNNNNNNNNNNNNNNNNNNNNNNNNNNNNNNNNNNNNNNNNNNNNNNNNNNNNNNNNNNNNNNNNNNNNNNNNNNNNNNNNNNNNNNNNNNNNNNNNNNNNNNNNNNNNNNNNNNNNNNNNNNNNNNNNNNNNNNNNNNNNNNNNNNNNNNNNNNNNNNNNNNNNNNNNNNNNNNNNNNNNNNNNNNNNNNNNNNNNNNNNNNNNNNNNNNNNNNNNNNNNNNNNNNNNNNNNNNNNNNNNNNNNNNNNNNNNNNNNNNNNNNNNNNNNNNNNNNNNNNNNNNNNNNNNNNNNNNNNNNNNNNNNNNNNNNNNNNNNNNNNNNNNNNNNNNNNNNNNNNNNNNNNNNNNNNNNNNNNNNNNNNNNNNNNNNNNNNNNNNNNNNNNNNNNNNNNNNNNNNNNNNNNNNNNNNNNNNNNNNNNNNNNNNNNNNNNNNNNNNNNNNNNNNNNNNTAAAAATCCATCTCCTTTAtgggataaatacaaaatagcaaatgttatgagagcatgcataatactccataatatgattgtcgaggATGAACGAGAGACATACAGTTTccgaaacattgtttctgaatttcaacacggagaagatgtggatcaaacatataccgtCGGTGCCGCCAGTTTGGGTTCAAATATGAGCAGTACGATTACTCGTCGAACAAATATGCGGGATAAACAAGTCCATGACcagttaaaaaaagatttgattgagcatatttggactaactttggacatcttacagataatgaagattaattaaaaaaattctatgcagaggaaaaaaagtttgtttttatttttgatgtttgtatggtttatgtttattacttttaatattttattgtatgttttgttttttttttcaagtttttgtaactttgtaattttctatgtttttaatgtcaatgttatatttttaattataattaaaactttaatatgtttttacttattaatttaattaactaattttttaaatttaaaatattattattttttctaggAGACCAACTCTAAaggacaccaatgctcataccaaacttaagaaactctga is drawn from Camelina sativa cultivar DH55 chromosome 1, Cs, whole genome shotgun sequence and contains these coding sequences:
- the LOC104738199 gene encoding uncharacterized protein LOC104738199, whose product is MAALLASQSCCYGSETARTTKAIGFSSSLENLFTGEAIQCYGSKSKRFRIEMRQSGTPSKVGINGRAVKMVPASEVMKRKDGVNNVNKVNGSAEKVVNGASLVSIRNSNGASTNLVKVPKKQPESYLPPPVEGVRVLPSDEGFSWANENYSAFQRSIDVWSFVLSLRIRVLFDNAKWSYIGGFTEEKQKIRRRETASWLRESVLQLGPTFIKLGQLSSTRSDLFPREFVDELSKLQDRVPAFSPEKAKRFIEAELGAPISVMYKEFEEQPIAAASLGQVHRAVLHNGEKVVVKVQRPGLKKLFDIDLKNLKLIAEYFQKNESFGTNDWVGIYEECASILYKEIDYINEAKNADKFRRDFRNISWVRVPLVYWDYSAMKVLTLEYVPGIKINNLDALASQSFNRSRIASRAIEAYLIQILRTGFFHADPHPGNLAIDVDESIIYYDFGMMGEIKTFTRTRLLDLFYSVYEKDAKKVMKNLIDLEALQPTGDLSSVRRSVQFFLDNLLSQSPDQQQTLAAIGEDLFAISQDQPFRFPSTFTFVIRAFSTLEGIGYILDPEFSFVKVAAPYAQELLDLKQRQRSGTQLVQEIRKQADDARSSTLSMPSRVQRIEEFVKELDSGDLKLRVRVLESERAARKATILQMATMYTVLGGTLLNIGVTFSNQGSQLVANGSFVAAGIFLALVLRSMQRVSKLDKFEKMI
- the LOC104738348 gene encoding GLABROUS1 enhancer-binding protein-like isoform X2; translation: MVNKKHRCSGDGGFSDTYTCDLELRVKNSNGFLPPSPPDSPVLNSPENLDSTPIAAAAAAFDDTPTLSKTRKKRKATLSPSYAPSDSKRLWSKHDELVILKGIVDYQNKTGLDYRSDSAAFFEYIKDGIDGIVSKDQLMNKIRKLKSKFRDSSVKKPSFTNPQDSEIFDLSMAIWGKVKPGCVDDRAKRTRSKAFVEHEVVTNGEPENDDRLAEGDTFDKNADKNTENENGGKRSEEDGAMTNGEPENDDGAAKGGSCDEKLPSESVEKRVEKGSEEEDGAADDELCALQDALETTMFQHIGNYAQKQMLQKLKTIRAKERKELSGEWKSLLVQEALLKSKKYSFTAKLANAAFHN
- the LOC104738348 gene encoding GLABROUS1 enhancer-binding protein-like isoform X1 encodes the protein MVNKKHRCSGDGGFSDTYTCDLELRVKNSNGFLPPSPPDSPVLNSPENLDSTPIAAAAAAFDDTPTLSKTRKKRKATLSPSYAPSDSKRLWSKHDELVILKGIVDYQNKTGLDYRSDSAAFFEYIKDGIDGIVSKDQLMNKIRKLKSKFRDSSVKKPSFTNPQDSEIFDLSMAIWGKVKPGCVDDRAKRTRSKVQAFVEHEVVTNGEPENDDRLAEGDTFDKNADKNTENENGGKRSEEDGAMTNGEPENDDGAAKGGSCDEKLPSESVEKRVEKGSEEEDGAADDELCALQDALETTMFQHIGNYAQKQMLQKLKTIRAKERKELSGEWKSLLVQEALLKSKKYSFTAKLANAAFHN
- the LOC104738471 gene encoding nitrile-specifier protein 5-like, which produces MAATPMQGKWVQLKQNGTGPGARSSHAIALVGNKVYAFGGEFQPRVPVDNHLYVFDLETETWSIQEATGEAPPPRVGVAMAAVGPIIYFFGGRDATHQELNELYCFNTSTNQWKLLTSGETGPQNRSYHSITSDSQNVYVFGGCGVEGRLNDLWAYNVADQKWINFPSPGEACKGRGGPGLAVVQGKIWVVYGFAGEEADDVHCFDIAKGEWKEVETKGEKPSARSVFSTAVVGKQILISGGEIDPSDLGHMGAGCFTADAYGLDTETLEWRKWDDGVGSEEHPGPRGWCAFAAGSRDGKEGLLVYGGNSPSNDRLDDIFLFTPTKY